A genomic stretch from Dermochelys coriacea isolate rDerCor1 chromosome 24, rDerCor1.pri.v4, whole genome shotgun sequence includes:
- the KCNJ10 gene encoding ATP-sensitive inward rectifier potassium channel 10 isoform X2, with protein MMTSATKVYYSQTTQTDSRPLIGSGLRKRRVMTKDGRSNVRMEHIADKRFLYLKDLWTTFIDMQWRYKLLLFSATFAGTWFIFGVIWYLVALMHGDLLEFDPPANHTPCVMQVHTLTGAFLFSLESQTTIGYGFRYISEECPLAIVLLISQLVLTTIMEIFITGTFLAKIARPKKRAETIKFSQNAVVAQHNGKTCLMIRVANMRKSLLIGCQVTGKLLNTYLTKEGECVRLNQVNVDFHVDTASDSPFLILPLTFYHVVDDSSPLRDTALHMGEGDFELVVILSGTVESTSATCQVRTSYLPEEILWGYEFSPVISLSSSGKYVADFSLFDQVVKVSPLCCVHETVRFGDPEKLKLEESFREKSEREGSPLSVRISNV; from the exons ATG ATGACTTCCGCCACCAAGGTGTACTACAGCCAGACCACCCAGACCGACAGCCGCCCCCTCATCGGCTCTGGCCTGCGCAAGCGGCGTGTGATGACCAAGGATGGCCGGAGCAATGTGCGGATGGAGCACATCGCTGACAAGCGGTTCCTCTATCTCAAGGACCTGTGGACCACCTTCATTGACATGCAGTGGCGCTACAAGCTGTTGCTCTTCTCCGCCACATTTGCCGGCACCTGGTTCATCTTCGGGGTGATCTGGTACCTGGTGGCCTTGATGCATGGGGACCTACTGGAGTTCGACCCCCCAGCCAACCACACCCCATGTGTCATGCAGGTACACACACTGACTGGAGCATTCCTCTTCTCCCTGGAGTCCCAGACCACCATTGGCTATGGCTTCCGCTACATCAGCGAGGAATGCCCTTTGGCCATTGTACTGCTCATCAGCCAGCTGGTTCTCACCACCATCATGGAGATCTTCATCACCGGCACTTTCCTGGCCAAGATCGCCCGTCCCAAGAAGAGAGCTGAGACCATCAAGTTCAGCCAGAATGCGGTGGTAGCCCAACACAATGGCAAGACCTGCCTGATGATCCGGGTGGCCAACATGCGTAAGAGCCTGCTGATTGGCTGCCAGGTGACCGGCAAGCTGCTCAACACCTACCTCACCAAGGAAGGGGAGTGTGTCCGGCTCAACCAGGTCAACGTGGACTTCCACGTGGACACGGCTTCTGACAGCCCGTTCCTCATCCTACCCCTCACCTTCTACCATGTGGTGGATGACTCCAGCCCCTTGCGGGACACGGCCCTGCACATGGGCGAAGGAGACTTCGAGCTGGTGGTGATCCTCAGCGGCACGGTGGAGTCGACCAGCGCCACCTGCCAGGTGCGCACCTCCTACCTGCCTGAGGAGATCCTGTGGGGCTACGAGTTCAGCCCAGTCATCTCCCTCTCATCCAGTGGCAAGTACGTGGCCGACTTCAGCCTGTTTGACCAGGTGGTCAAGGTGTCGCCTCTGTGCTGCGTCCACGAGACAGTGCGGTTCGGGGACCCCGAGAAGCTGAAGCTGGAGGAGTCCTTCCGGGAGAAATCAGAGCGGGAGGGCAGCCCCCTGAGCGTCCGCATCAGCAACGTCTGA
- the KCNJ10 gene encoding ATP-sensitive inward rectifier potassium channel 10 isoform X1, with the protein MTSATKVYYSQTTQTDSRPLIGSGLRKRRVMTKDGRSNVRMEHIADKRFLYLKDLWTTFIDMQWRYKLLLFSATFAGTWFIFGVIWYLVALMHGDLLEFDPPANHTPCVMQVHTLTGAFLFSLESQTTIGYGFRYISEECPLAIVLLISQLVLTTIMEIFITGTFLAKIARPKKRAETIKFSQNAVVAQHNGKTCLMIRVANMRKSLLIGCQVTGKLLNTYLTKEGECVRLNQVNVDFHVDTASDSPFLILPLTFYHVVDDSSPLRDTALHMGEGDFELVVILSGTVESTSATCQVRTSYLPEEILWGYEFSPVISLSSSGKYVADFSLFDQVVKVSPLCCVHETVRFGDPEKLKLEESFREKSEREGSPLSVRISNV; encoded by the coding sequence ATGACTTCCGCCACCAAGGTGTACTACAGCCAGACCACCCAGACCGACAGCCGCCCCCTCATCGGCTCTGGCCTGCGCAAGCGGCGTGTGATGACCAAGGATGGCCGGAGCAATGTGCGGATGGAGCACATCGCTGACAAGCGGTTCCTCTATCTCAAGGACCTGTGGACCACCTTCATTGACATGCAGTGGCGCTACAAGCTGTTGCTCTTCTCCGCCACATTTGCCGGCACCTGGTTCATCTTCGGGGTGATCTGGTACCTGGTGGCCTTGATGCATGGGGACCTACTGGAGTTCGACCCCCCAGCCAACCACACCCCATGTGTCATGCAGGTACACACACTGACTGGAGCATTCCTCTTCTCCCTGGAGTCCCAGACCACCATTGGCTATGGCTTCCGCTACATCAGCGAGGAATGCCCTTTGGCCATTGTACTGCTCATCAGCCAGCTGGTTCTCACCACCATCATGGAGATCTTCATCACCGGCACTTTCCTGGCCAAGATCGCCCGTCCCAAGAAGAGAGCTGAGACCATCAAGTTCAGCCAGAATGCGGTGGTAGCCCAACACAATGGCAAGACCTGCCTGATGATCCGGGTGGCCAACATGCGTAAGAGCCTGCTGATTGGCTGCCAGGTGACCGGCAAGCTGCTCAACACCTACCTCACCAAGGAAGGGGAGTGTGTCCGGCTCAACCAGGTCAACGTGGACTTCCACGTGGACACGGCTTCTGACAGCCCGTTCCTCATCCTACCCCTCACCTTCTACCATGTGGTGGATGACTCCAGCCCCTTGCGGGACACGGCCCTGCACATGGGCGAAGGAGACTTCGAGCTGGTGGTGATCCTCAGCGGCACGGTGGAGTCGACCAGCGCCACCTGCCAGGTGCGCACCTCCTACCTGCCTGAGGAGATCCTGTGGGGCTACGAGTTCAGCCCAGTCATCTCCCTCTCATCCAGTGGCAAGTACGTGGCCGACTTCAGCCTGTTTGACCAGGTGGTCAAGGTGTCGCCTCTGTGCTGCGTCCACGAGACAGTGCGGTTCGGGGACCCCGAGAAGCTGAAGCTGGAGGAGTCCTTCCGGGAGAAATCAGAGCGGGAGGGCAGCCCCCTGAGCGTCCGCATCAGCAACGTCTGA